The region CAAGAAGTCTGCCTGAGCAAAGCGATAGAGGTTACAGCACGCCCCCGCACCAGTCCCTACACTCTGGGGACACCGTGCGGGGGTGTCGTCTCATGACCCCCCGCGATACACTCAAGTATTCCCGCGCCCAGCGCGCGGCCGTTAAGGAGCAAGCATGATCTGGGAACTTCCCGTCGTCGCACTGAGAAATATCGTGATCCTGCCCGGCGTCACCATGAACGTCGACGTGGGCCGCCCCAAGAGCAAACGCGCCGTGGACGAGGCCCAGGCCAGCGACCGCCGCGTGCTGCTGCTCACCCAGCGGGACGCCCGCACCGACGATCCCACCCGCGCCGAACTGTTTGACATGGGCGTCCTGGCCGTCATCAAGCAGGTCGTGCGCATGCCCGACAACACCTACCAGGTGCTCATCGAGGCGCAGGAACGCGCCGCCGTGCAGGGCGAGGTGCCCAGCGCCTACCTGCGCGTGCGCGCCGAGACCCGCCCCGCCCCCGCCGACGACAGCCGCGAGATTCCCGTGCTGATCGGCGAGATCAAGTCGGCCTTCGAGGAGTACCAGCGACAGAACAAGAACCTGCGCCTGGACAACTACCAGCTCGAAGGTATCAAGGCCCTGACCGACGGCGGCGCGCTGGCCGATCAGGTCGCGCACCACGCCACCTGGACGCCCGAGGAGAAGCAGGAGATCCTGGCGGCCGTGGGCCTGCGCGAGCGGCTGGAGGCGACCCTGAAGTTCCTGTCGCGCGACACCGAACGCTTCAATATGGACAAGAAGATCGCGGGGCGCGTCAAGGAGCAGATGGACGCCAACCAGCGCGAGTACTACCTGCGCGAGCAGATGAAGGCCATCGGCAAGGAACTCGGCGGCGGCGAGGACGGCCCGGCCGAGATCGAGGCGCTGCGCGAGAAGATCGAGGCGGCGGGCATGCCCGACAGCGTGAAGGACAAGGCCCTCAAGGAACTCCAGCGCCTAGAGCGCACGCCGGGCGGCAGCCCTGAGAGCACCGTCGTGCGCAACTACATTGACTGGCTCGTGGACGTGCCCTGGAGCAAGCGTGACGAGGAGATCCTCGACATCGCCCGCACCCGCGAGATCCTCGACGCCGACCACTACGCGCTGGGCGACGTCAAGGACCGCATCCTGGAATTCCTGGCGGTGCGTCAGCTGACCCACAAGCCCGGTGAGACCGAGGAGGCCCGCAAGGAACGCACCGCCGAGGAACGCACCGACGACGCCGAACTGCGCGCCCCGATCCTGGTCCTCGTGGGCCCTCCCGGGGTCGGCAAGACCAGCCTGGGTAAGAGCATCGCCCGCAGCCTGAACCGCAAGTTCGTGCGCATGGCGCTGGGCGGCGTGCGTGACGAGGCCGAGATCCGCGGCCACCGCCGCACGTACATCGGCTCGATGCCGGGGCGGATCATCCAGGCGATGAAGAACGCGGGCGTCACGAACCCCGTGATCCTCCTCGACGAGATCGACAAGATGAGCAGCGACTGGCGCGGCGACCCCAGCAGCGCCATGCTGGAAGTGCTCGACCCCGAGCAGAACCACACCTTCCAGGACCACTACCTGGAAGTGCCGTACGACCTGTCGCAGGTCATGTTCATCACGACCGCCAACAGCCTCCAGACCATTCCCCGGCCCCTGCTGGACCGCATGGAGATCATCAATATCCCCGGCTACACCCAGGTCGAGAAGGTCGAGATCGCCAAGCGCTACCGCGTGCCCCGGCAGATCAAGGCGCACGGCCTGACCGGCCGCCTGGAGATCACGGACGCCGCGCTGAACCGCATCGTCGAGGAGTACACCGCCGAGAGCGGCGTGCGCAACCTCGACCGTCAGGTCAGCAAGCTGGCCCGCAAGGCCGCGCGTGAACTGCTCGAAAGTCCCTGGCAGGGCGTGAAGGTCATCGACGCGGCGCAGGTGCCCGACTACCTGGGCGTGCCGCTGCACCGCCCGGACAAGATGGAGAAGGAGCCCCAGGTGGGCGTCGCGCAGGGCCTCGCCTGGACCAGCGTGGGCGGCACCATGCTCCTCGTTGAGGCCCTGGCCACACCGGGCAGCGGCAAGATCGTCATGACCGGCTCGCTGGGGGACGTGATGAAGGAGAGCGTCGGCGCGGCCATCGCGTACCTGCGCGCCCACGCCGCCGAGTACGGCGCAGACCCCGAGTTCCACAAGACCATGGACCTGCACGTGCACTTCCCCGACGGCGCCACGCCCAAGGACGGCCCCAGCGCGGGCATCACGATCGCCACAGCCGTGATCAGCGCCATCACCGGCCGCCCGGTCCGCATGGACGTCGCCATGACCGGCGAGATCAGCCTGCGCGGACGCGTGCTGCCCATCGGCGGCGTGAAGGAGAAGCTGCTCGCCGCGCACCAGGGCGGCATCCGCGAAGTGATCGTGCCGAAGGACAACGAGCCGAACCTCCAGGACGTCCCCGACAGCATCCGCGGTGAGCTGCGCATCCACACCTTCGAGCGGGTGGGTCAGGTCCTCGACCTGCTGCTGCTGCCCAAACCGGAAGGCGACAAGGGCAACATCCCGGTGCCCCTGAGCAAGAGCGCCACGCAGCCCGGCGCGTAAGGGCAGAGAAAGAGCAGCGGCGATCGGGGGGAGTCCCTGATCGCCGCTTCCTCGTTCTCGCGGGGTGTCATACGGACTCCGATTGAATGGGCTGCAAAGCCCGTTCAATCCGAGCGGATGCGAGAAGGAGAAAAACGGGTTCCGGACGTGGAGCCAACAATCCGGTGAAGTTCCGGATTGTTGGCGAAACAAACGGAATCCGTATCACGGCACGCGGAGCGTCTTGCAGGTCTCGGTGGGGGTGCCCGGGGCGGGCGCGGCGCGTGAGACGACGACCTGCTCGGACGTGCCCACCCAGCCGCGGCAGCGGGCGAGTTCCCGCAGGCGTTCGGGGGTCTGCGCGGCCTGCACGGCGTCCTGAAGTTCCTGCACGTCGCGTTCCAGGGTCTGGATGCGCGCGCGGGTGTCCTGGGTGTCGCGGCTCCAGGTGGTCGTGCGGTACAGGCTGTTGCCCAGCTGGAAGGTCAGCTGCACGATGCCCAGGCCCAGGAGGACGCTGGCGAGGATCATGCTCAGCGGCAGGCGTTGCAGGCGCCGCCACCAGTCGCGCCGCGGCGGTGGTGGGGGGGGCAGGTCGGTCACGCCGCGCAGCATAGAGCATTTGCCATGAAAGCAGTGTGTTCATGGCCGAGCGGAGCGAGTGAATTTTACCGAGCAGGACGGACTGGAACAGCTGCGAAGCAGAGAATGGAGGCTCTGTTGGTCTGACGCTGTAATTCGGAGCACTGCGCCCGCGCGTGACGGGCGCGTGGGAAGGTTCGCCGCGGCGGTCGGGTCTACACTGGGCCGCATGAGTGAGACTTCTGCCGCCCCTGCCACCTCGCGTTTCCCGGCGCTGAACTGGGGGGACGCGAGCCGCAGCGTCATCCAGCTGCGCTACGGGGATCTGGACGCCATGGGGCACGTGAACAACGCCCGTTACGCGGAATTCCTGGAGGTGGGCCGCATGGGCCTGTCGCGCGAGGTGGGCGGGCAGGCCGATGACCGCTCGGTGCTGGCGCGCCTGGA is a window of Deinococcus grandis DNA encoding:
- the lon gene encoding endopeptidase La — encoded protein: MIWELPVVALRNIVILPGVTMNVDVGRPKSKRAVDEAQASDRRVLLLTQRDARTDDPTRAELFDMGVLAVIKQVVRMPDNTYQVLIEAQERAAVQGEVPSAYLRVRAETRPAPADDSREIPVLIGEIKSAFEEYQRQNKNLRLDNYQLEGIKALTDGGALADQVAHHATWTPEEKQEILAAVGLRERLEATLKFLSRDTERFNMDKKIAGRVKEQMDANQREYYLREQMKAIGKELGGGEDGPAEIEALREKIEAAGMPDSVKDKALKELQRLERTPGGSPESTVVRNYIDWLVDVPWSKRDEEILDIARTREILDADHYALGDVKDRILEFLAVRQLTHKPGETEEARKERTAEERTDDAELRAPILVLVGPPGVGKTSLGKSIARSLNRKFVRMALGGVRDEAEIRGHRRTYIGSMPGRIIQAMKNAGVTNPVILLDEIDKMSSDWRGDPSSAMLEVLDPEQNHTFQDHYLEVPYDLSQVMFITTANSLQTIPRPLLDRMEIINIPGYTQVEKVEIAKRYRVPRQIKAHGLTGRLEITDAALNRIVEEYTAESGVRNLDRQVSKLARKAARELLESPWQGVKVIDAAQVPDYLGVPLHRPDKMEKEPQVGVAQGLAWTSVGGTMLLVEALATPGSGKIVMTGSLGDVMKESVGAAIAYLRAHAAEYGADPEFHKTMDLHVHFPDGATPKDGPSAGITIATAVISAITGRPVRMDVAMTGEISLRGRVLPIGGVKEKLLAAHQGGIREVIVPKDNEPNLQDVPDSIRGELRIHTFERVGQVLDLLLLPKPEGDKGNIPVPLSKSATQPGA
- a CDS encoding cell division protein FtsB, whose product is MTDLPPPPPPRRDWWRRLQRLPLSMILASVLLGLGIVQLTFQLGNSLYRTTTWSRDTQDTRARIQTLERDVQELQDAVQAAQTPERLRELARCRGWVGTSEQVVVSRAAPAPGTPTETCKTLRVP